The genomic interval CGGTGGCGCTGCGGGTCATGATCAGGAGCGAATCGGGGCCCGGCATGATGTTGAGCAGCAGGCCGGAAATCACGAACAGGGGAAGGTCATGGATACCGAACATGCTGCTCCCTTCAATGGGCGCCGAGCTGGCGCGTGACGTTGACGAACTGATCGAGCTTGGCCAGTGCCGCGCCGGACGCGATGGTGGCGCGCGCCTTGGCCAGGCCTTCCTCGATCGAGGAGGCGACGCCCGCGGCGTACAGGGCGGTACCGGCGTTGAGCGCCACGATGTCGGTTGCCGCGCCCGGCTCGCCGCGCAGCGCTTCCATCACGCGCAGCTTCGACTCTTCCTTGTTCGCCACCTTCAGGTTGCGGCTGGCGATCATCGACAGGCCGAAGTCTTCCGGATGGATTTCGTATTCGCGGATTTCGCCGTGCACCAGTTCGCCGACCAGGGTGCCGGCGCCGAGCGAGACTTCGTCCATGTTGTCGCGGCCCCAGACCACCAGCGCGTGCTGGGCGCCGAGGCGCTGCAGCACGCGCACCTGGATGCCGACGAGATCCGGGTGGAACACGCCCATCAGGATGTTCGGGGCGCCGGCCGGATTGGTGAGCGGCCCCAGGATGTTGAAGATGCTGCGCACGCCCAGCTCGCGCCGCACCGGCGCCACGTGCTTCATCGCCGCATGGTGGTTCGGGGCGAACATGAAGCCGATGCCGGTCTGGGCGATCGACTGGGCGATCTGCTCGGGCGTCAGGTCGATGTCGGCGCCGAGCGCTTCGATCAGGTCGGCGCTGCCGGACGAGGACGAGACGCTGCGCCCGCCATGCTTGGCCACGCGGGCACCGGCGGCGGCCGCGACGAACATCGCCGCGCTCGAGATGTTGAAGGTGTGGGCGCCGTCGCCGCCGGTGCCGACGATGTCGAGCAGCTTGCGGGTGTCGGCCATCGGCACCTTGGTGGAAAATTCGCGCATGACTTGCGCGGCGGCGGTGATTTCGCCGATGGTTTCCTTTTTCACGCGCAGGCCCATGGTGAGGGCCGCGACCATGGTCGGCGACATCTCGCCCGACATGATCTGGCGGAACAGGTGCAGCATCTCGTCGTGGAAGATCTCGCGGTGTTCGATACAGCGCAGCAGCGCTTCTTGCGGGGTGATCGGCATGGGCGTTCCAGTAGCAATAGGTGAAGGACCGCAGCTTCGCGCAGCGCCGGGGGCGCCGCGAAGGTGCTCAGCCCTCGAGGAAGTTCTTCAGCAGCGCGTGGCCGTGCTCGGACAGGATCGACTCGGGGTGGAACTGCACGCCCTGGATGTCGTATTCCTTGTGGCGCACGCCCATGATTTCGCCGTCGTCGGTCCAGGCGGTCACTTCCAGGCAGGCGGGCAGGGAGGCGCGCTCGATCGCCAGCGAGTGGTAGCGGATCACGGTGAAGGGGCTGGGCAAGCCCTTGAAGACGCCGACGCCGGTGTGCGCGATGAGCGAGGTCTTGCCGTGCATGACTTCCTTGGCACGCACGATCTTGCCGCCAAAGGCTTCGCC from Massilia sp. Se16.2.3 carries:
- a CDS encoding aminodeoxychorismate/anthranilate synthase component II, with translation MLLMIDNYDSFTYNIVQYFGELGEEVRTVRNDEITIEAIAEMKPDRICISPGPKAPVDAGVSVDAIREFKGKLPILGVCLGHQAIGEAFGGKIVRAKEVMHGKTSLIAHTGVGVFKGLPSPFTVIRYHSLAIERASLPACLEVTAWTDDGEIMGVRHKEYDIQGVQFHPESILSEHGHALLKNFLEG
- the trpD gene encoding anthranilate phosphoribosyltransferase; the encoded protein is MPITPQEALLRCIEHREIFHDEMLHLFRQIMSGEMSPTMVAALTMGLRVKKETIGEITAAAQVMREFSTKVPMADTRKLLDIVGTGGDGAHTFNISSAAMFVAAAAGARVAKHGGRSVSSSSGSADLIEALGADIDLTPEQIAQSIAQTGIGFMFAPNHHAAMKHVAPVRRELGVRSIFNILGPLTNPAGAPNILMGVFHPDLVGIQVRVLQRLGAQHALVVWGRDNMDEVSLGAGTLVGELVHGEIREYEIHPEDFGLSMIASRNLKVANKEESKLRVMEALRGEPGAATDIVALNAGTALYAAGVASSIEEGLAKARATIASGAALAKLDQFVNVTRQLGAH